One Novosphingobium sp. G106 DNA segment encodes these proteins:
- a CDS encoding aromatic ring-hydroxylating dioxygenase subunit alpha — MRREPHPLTGTMYEDIGDGKIKVQKEGSNAYGIFTWKGEWLEGEVTQADPHMLLYIGGPDLPRDHEVIWMSAPSKTFDGSIPIEHFPGSHMDEMQRIVANYRPDTGMETDEGWRSNGNHDPEFFLDNDRVPERVPEAYRLRGLIPGGPKRISTDRYWKQEYHDLEVEKIWKKTWQMVCREDEIPNVGDYYVYDIAHLSYLVVRTEDGVKAHQNICLHRGRLLKDCSGKGEKEFRCPFHGWAWKLDGSLKEITTEWDFPGVREEASQLPAAKCQTWQGFVFINPDPEAGPLEDFLGPVMMEHYTRYGFEHRYIQANVSKLIRANWKVVMEAFMEAYHVIATHPHQMLTSGDLSNTHYDVFGNWGRSGQYPSMGSPQRGMFLNLDEALVQYRAMADGQRGLIGALTGEDLSAWSDAELNANGFNDLFPNLHPWGGWMRICFRFRPNGDNPEESIMDIWLLAPWPKDKPRPAPAKPRKLGFDDAWTAAPELLSLSKITDQDVLNVPSVQRGLKAKNPPHVWYSNYQEMKIRNFHNNYEKALGLADETPTS; from the coding sequence ATGAGAAGAGAGCCCCATCCACTTACCGGCACGATGTACGAAGACATCGGCGACGGGAAGATCAAGGTCCAGAAGGAGGGCAGCAATGCCTACGGCATCTTCACCTGGAAGGGTGAATGGCTGGAAGGCGAGGTCACCCAGGCCGATCCGCACATGCTGCTGTACATCGGCGGTCCCGACCTGCCGCGCGATCATGAGGTGATCTGGATGAGCGCGCCCTCGAAGACCTTCGACGGCTCCATCCCGATCGAGCATTTCCCCGGCAGCCACATGGACGAGATGCAGCGCATCGTCGCCAACTATCGGCCCGACACCGGCATGGAAACCGACGAAGGCTGGCGCTCGAACGGCAACCACGATCCCGAGTTCTTCCTCGACAACGACCGCGTGCCCGAGCGTGTGCCTGAGGCCTATCGCCTGCGCGGCTTGATCCCCGGCGGCCCCAAGCGGATCTCGACCGACCGCTACTGGAAGCAGGAATACCACGACCTCGAGGTCGAGAAGATCTGGAAGAAGACCTGGCAGATGGTCTGCCGCGAGGACGAGATTCCCAATGTCGGCGACTATTACGTCTACGATATCGCGCATTTGTCCTACCTCGTCGTGCGCACCGAGGACGGGGTAAAGGCCCACCAGAACATCTGTCTCCACCGCGGCCGCCTGCTCAAGGACTGTTCGGGCAAGGGCGAGAAGGAGTTCCGCTGTCCGTTCCACGGCTGGGCCTGGAAGCTCGACGGCAGCCTCAAGGAGATCACCACCGAGTGGGATTTCCCCGGCGTGCGCGAAGAGGCGAGCCAGCTGCCCGCGGCCAAGTGTCAGACCTGGCAGGGCTTCGTCTTCATCAATCCCGATCCCGAGGCCGGGCCGCTCGAGGACTTCCTCGGCCCAGTGATGATGGAGCACTATACGCGCTACGGCTTCGAGCACCGCTACATCCAGGCCAATGTCTCGAAGCTGATCCGCGCTAACTGGAAAGTGGTGATGGAGGCTTTCATGGAGGCCTATCACGTCATCGCCACGCACCCGCACCAGATGCTGACCAGCGGCGACCTGTCGAACACGCATTACGACGTCTTCGGCAACTGGGGCCGTTCGGGGCAGTACCCCTCGATGGGCAGCCCGCAGCGCGGCATGTTCCTCAACCTCGACGAGGCGCTGGTCCAATATCGCGCCATGGCCGACGGCCAGCGGGGCCTGATCGGGGCACTCACCGGCGAGGACCTGTCCGCCTGGTCGGATGCCGAGCTCAATGCCAACGGCTTCAACGACCTGTTCCCCAACCTCCACCCCTGGGGCGGCTGGATGCGCATCTGCTTCCGCTTTCGGCCGAACGGCGACAATCCCGAAGAGAGCATCATGGACATCTGGCTGCTCGCGCCCTGGCCGAAGGACAAGCCGCGCCCGGCACCCGCCAAGCCCCGCAAGCTGGGCTTCGATGATGCCTGGACCGCAGCACCCGAACTGCTCTCGCTGAGCAAGATCACCGATCAGGACGTGCTCAACGTCCCCTCGGTGCAGCGCGGGCTCAAGGCCAAGAACCCGCCGCACGTCTGGTATTCTAACTACCAGGAAATGAAGATCCGCAACTTCCACAACAACTACGAGAAGGCGCTGGGGCTGGCGGACGAAACGCCGACCAGCTGA